The following coding sequences are from one Streptomyces venezuelae window:
- a CDS encoding DUF6879 family protein — MTRTPTFEELFRDCQRTAVHLEMRDAYMKSDPAFVDWKAGMALDPAERWADWHAIVTEATSRGVEVRRARIVSTPVSEYIRFEYEVTDGLNIAAGESVRWLSRRDATSLALPGNDFWLFDSSLVLVNHFDGEGENMLLELTEDPEVAKLCDSAFEAVWQRATPHAEFELI; from the coding sequence ATGACGCGGACCCCGACGTTTGAGGAGCTGTTCCGCGACTGCCAGAGGACAGCCGTCCATCTGGAAATGCGCGACGCCTACATGAAGTCCGACCCAGCCTTCGTCGACTGGAAGGCCGGCATGGCTCTCGACCCCGCCGAGCGCTGGGCTGACTGGCACGCGATCGTCACAGAAGCGACCTCGCGGGGCGTCGAGGTCCGGCGGGCGCGCATTGTTTCGACGCCCGTCAGCGAGTACATCCGCTTCGAGTACGAGGTGACCGACGGGCTGAACATCGCCGCCGGGGAAAGCGTGCGCTGGCTCTCGCGCCGCGACGCCACCAGCCTGGCGCTTCCGGGCAACGACTTCTGGCTGTTCGACTCCAGCCTTGTACTCGTCAACCACTTCGACGGCGAGGGCGAGAACATGCTGTTGGAACTGACAGAGGACCCAGAGGTGGCCAAGCTCTGTGACTCGGCCTTCGAAGCCGTGTGGCAGCGAGCGACTCCACACGCAGAGTTCGAGCTGATCTGA
- a CDS encoding helix-turn-helix domain-containing protein: MTSPSSSVQEARKALGKRLADIRLAAGITKRELAKRCGWHESKASRFERGTRAPSERDLRAWCAACDAQSQAEDLISTARGIEGMYVEWRDMEASGLKLAQESVVPLWERTERFRIYSPWLIPGPVQTASYITALLTSLRDRRGTIDDVPAAVKVRVEKQQVVYGKHKFAIILEESVLRTRIGGTDVMAGQLGYLLSAMALPSISIGIIPQDADRSGLWPVEGFFLYDDELVNVELISAHLTIVQRHELAMYAKTFAELAELAVTGAAARELITAAIESLG; this comes from the coding sequence ATGACATCACCATCTTCGAGCGTCCAGGAAGCCCGCAAAGCGCTCGGGAAGCGACTGGCCGACATCCGCCTTGCAGCCGGAATCACCAAGCGGGAGTTGGCCAAACGTTGCGGCTGGCACGAATCGAAGGCTTCGCGCTTCGAGAGGGGCACTCGCGCCCCCTCGGAGCGCGACCTTCGCGCTTGGTGCGCGGCCTGTGACGCGCAAAGCCAAGCGGAAGACCTCATCTCGACGGCCCGCGGAATCGAGGGCATGTACGTCGAGTGGCGAGACATGGAGGCCAGCGGCCTCAAGCTGGCGCAGGAGTCTGTGGTTCCTCTCTGGGAGCGCACAGAACGCTTCCGCATTTACTCGCCCTGGCTCATTCCTGGCCCCGTACAAACGGCCTCGTACATCACTGCCCTTTTGACTTCCCTCCGCGACCGTCGAGGAACCATCGACGACGTGCCGGCCGCAGTGAAAGTACGCGTCGAGAAGCAACAGGTCGTCTACGGGAAACACAAGTTCGCCATCATCCTGGAGGAGAGCGTCCTCCGAACCCGCATCGGCGGCACTGACGTGATGGCGGGGCAGCTCGGTTACCTGCTGAGCGCTATGGCGCTGCCGTCCATCAGCATCGGCATCATCCCCCAGGACGCCGACCGCTCGGGCCTGTGGCCCGTCGAGGGATTCTTCCTCTACGACGACGAGCTGGTGAACGTCGAGCTGATCTCGGCCCACCTCACCATCGTCCAGCGGCACGAACTTGCCATGTATGCCAAGACGTTCGCTGAACTGGCCGAACTTGCCGTCACGGGCGCCGCTGCGCGTGAACTCATCACCGCGGCCATCGAATCTCTAGGGTGA